The Flavobacterium sp. CBA20B-1 genome includes the window ATCTCCATGCGGATGGTATTGCATGGTGTGCCCAACGATGTTTGCTACTTTATTGTAACGACCATCGTCTAATTCTTTCATTGAGTGCATAATGCGGCGCTGAACTGGCTTAAAACCATCTTCAATTGCCGGAACCGCACGTTCTAAAATCACATACGAAGCGTAATCTAAAAACCATTCTTCATACATACCCGAAACCTTCTTTATGGTCTCGGCTTCGGTGCTTTCCAAACTATTATGGTCCAATTCGGGATCGTAATTGTTTAGTTCGGCATCTTCGTTAAATTCTTCGTTATTCATTTGAATAATTATGTTTTATGTAATATTCGCAAAAAAAACTTAAATTGAGTTAAAAATTTAAAATTGATTTCACTATTCCAATCATTTTTTCTTTATCAGATGGATTTGATTCGGCAATTAGTATCGTTAACACCGTTAATGTTTCAGGCGATACTTTATTTTGGAAAGGATAAGATGTTTTTTGTGAAAACATCTGTTGCTTTTAATTGACTATTTTCTTTTGTAAGAATCTTTAAATCTTCAAGCGTTTTAATAAATTGTGCATTATTTCTTTTTAATAATTTTTCATTGATTGTGTATCCTTTTGTAATATGTTGGTTAAGCAATTTTGTTGGCCACTGGCGAAATTTTGTTGCTATTTTTGAATTTACTCTGTACCCAACTGATAAAATTAAATCAAGATTAAAATATTCTATTTGTCTTTTAACATTTCGCTTACCTTCTTTTTGAACTGTTGCAATTTTTGCAACAGTTGAATTTCTATCTAACTCTTCTTCTTTAAAAATATTATTTATATGTCTAGAAATAACTGATTTATCTCTTCCAAAAAGGCTTGCTATTTGGTCAAGGCTTGCCCAAACAGTATCTTTTTCTCCGTTTGTACGAAGTTCTAAGGCTCCGTTTTCGGACTGAAATATAATCAATTCGCTTTCCATAATTTAATCTTCTTTTTCGTAACCTTCGTAGTAATAAGACTGCTCAATTCCTTTGAAAATAATTTCGCGGTTATCTATATCATTAGTCAAATTTTGGGAAAGCAAGGTTCTCAATTCTAAATCATTGATCGGACTTCGTTCCATTGCCTGTAAATAAAGTGTTTTATCAACAAACTGCCAATTAACTACTTTTTTTAAACGGTGTTTCAAAATTAAATCAAGCCAAATACGCATGGTTCGTCCGTTGCCTTCCATAAAAGGGTGCGCAATATTCATTTCTACATATTTTGCAATAATTTCTTCAAAAGAGTTTTCGGGCATTGTTTCTATTTTTACAAGAATTTCATTCAGATACAACGCCGTAGCAAAACGAAAACCGCCTTTCGAAATATTCAACGTACGGATTTTTCCTGCAAAATCGAAAAGGTCGTCAAAAAGAT containing:
- a CDS encoding virulence RhuM family protein, which codes for MESELIIFQSENGALELRTNGEKDTVWASLDQIASLFGRDKSVISRHINNIFKEEELDRNSTVAKIATVQKEGKRNVKRQIEYFNLDLILSVGYRVNSKIATKFRQWPTKLLNQHITKGYTINEKLLKRNNAQFIKTLEDLKILTKENSQLKATDVFTKNILSFPK
- the fic gene encoding protein adenylyltransferase Fic, translating into MKNIDKTSLENAFRLFDSGFINEIEIGTTKGLQQIHKYLFDDLFDFAGKIRTLNISKGGFRFATALYLNEILVKIETMPENSFEEIIAKYVEMNIAHPFMEGNGRTMRIWLDLILKHRLKKVVNWQFVDKTLYLQAMERSPINDLELRTLLSQNLTNDIDNREIIFKGIEQSYYYEGYEKED